The following coding sequences lie in one Nitrospira lenta genomic window:
- a CDS encoding glycosyltransferase, whose amino-acid sequence MAQEVRQADGRIHVTGFVDDVRPYFKKAVAFVCPVFDGGGTQLKVLDALAMGVPTVATTFSVMGLNLKHEIHVLLGDTPEEFARHVMSVISDVELRCRLTAASALLVHEAFSWSQIGPKINAAYQQAFDSVQPCESVPGYKFANDSDVIFSRQPRLIRWD is encoded by the coding sequence TTGGCTCAAGAAGTTAGGCAAGCTGATGGCCGTATCCATGTAACCGGCTTTGTCGATGACGTGCGGCCTTATTTCAAGAAAGCCGTAGCTTTCGTATGTCCGGTGTTTGACGGAGGTGGAACCCAACTTAAAGTTTTAGATGCTCTCGCTATGGGAGTTCCTACTGTGGCTACAACCTTTTCTGTGATGGGCTTGAATCTTAAACATGAAATCCATGTGCTCTTAGGTGATACACCCGAAGAATTTGCCCGTCACGTTATGTCTGTAATAAGTGATGTTGAGTTGCGATGCCGCCTTACGGCAGCAAGCGCACTGCTCGTTCACGAAGCGTTTTCGTGGTCACAGATTGGCCCAAAGATTAACGCTGCATATCAACAGGCGTTTGACAGCGTCCAACCGTGCGAAAGCGTTCCGGGGTACAAATTCGCAAACGATTCGGACGTGATTTTTTCGAGGCAGCCTAGGCTTATTAGGTGGGATTAG
- a CDS encoding transposase: MYRRVKSEAVRLTRESGRPVAQMARDLWISDNVLYRWRSEQQQVESQGGTGQSMRAAKDELARLKRGK; encoded by the coding sequence ATTTACCGACGCGTCAAGTCCGAGGCCGTTCGCCTCACGCGGGAATCGGGGCGGCCTGTGGCACAGATGGCGCGGGACCTGTGGATCTCAGACAATGTGCTGTATCGGTGGCGGAGTGAACAGCAGCAGGTCGAATCCCAAGGCGGCACGGGCCAGTCGATGCGCGCCGCGAAAGACGAACTGGCCCGGCTGAAGCGGGGGAAATGA
- a CDS encoding DapH/DapD/GlmU-related protein, with amino-acid sequence MRELLAWVLAKYHRRDPVAWLVKQGLVVGHNFAMLEDVFIDPSHPWHIVIGNDVTLGPRVQILVHDASTKRHLGRTRIGKVVIGDKVFVGASSIILPGVTIGSDVIIGAGSIVTRDIPVGVVAAGNPARVLCPLSEFLERRSAEVASSPNFGIEYTIRGNITEQRKDEMNAMMKNRFGYVV; translated from the coding sequence ATGCGTGAACTTCTGGCGTGGGTGCTAGCGAAGTATCATCGACGAGATCCAGTCGCTTGGTTGGTGAAGCAGGGGTTGGTGGTCGGTCATAATTTCGCCATGTTGGAGGATGTCTTCATTGATCCTAGCCACCCATGGCACATTGTAATCGGCAATGATGTGACGTTGGGGCCACGAGTGCAGATTTTGGTGCATGACGCAAGCACCAAGCGGCACCTCGGCCGGACACGAATTGGGAAAGTGGTGATCGGGGACAAGGTGTTTGTCGGAGCATCGAGCATCATCCTTCCCGGAGTCACCATAGGTTCAGACGTCATCATCGGAGCTGGAAGTATTGTCACCAGGGATATTCCTGTTGGGGTAGTTGCGGCGGGGAATCCAGCCAGAGTGCTGTGTCCTCTCAGCGAGTTTCTTGAGCGGCGGAGTGCGGAGGTGGCCTCTTCGCCTAACTTTGGAATAGAGTACACAATCCGAGGCAATATCACGGAGCAGAGGAAAGATGAAATGAATGCCATGATGAAGAATCGATTTGGATACGTTGTCTAA
- the asnB gene encoding asparagine synthase (glutamine-hydrolyzing), which translates to MVGDLGGESPAPMILPGTSITEGLLMCGIVGSVHAERGQIDQQLVRRMCALIRRRGPDDDGFFFDGQVGLGMRRLAIIDVNSGRQPVFNEDRTVAVVFNGEIYNYQELREGLLKRGHVLTSHSDTECIVHLYEDFGEDYVTHLRGMFAIALWDLRQKKLLLARDRFGIKPLYYWQDGRDLYFGSELKCLLAVDRYERQMDLQSVSDFFTFKYVPGPRTIYRGIAELPPGHTAVWKNGELTTRRYWQLKYSTDPNKSIDYYREGLLHHLEEAVRLHLVSEVPLGSFLSGGIDSSAIVALMAKICPGNVKTFTVGFGEGQPGADERPYARAVAELFKTDHSECVYDNPQTQVESILPLMLEAFDEPFADSSMIPNYLVCQAARQWVTVAMSGIGGDELFAGYERYRGALAANTYQRLPGVLRHSLRALIHSLPQWDMAGLWIDRMKRFVDGAALPLPERYQQYLSAFTEPDKASLFSQDFLNELRKAHVGSAELAMHKVEQCRDPLEWILLTDMETYLPDDELRKADRMSMWHSLEVRVPFLDHKLVEFVSTIPSGLKLKGWEKKHILIKSLEGILPDSILRRRKQGFSIPLGAWLRGPLRELLWANLTGDALRDLGLFNLQAVERMLDEHDRGVRNHETQLWAAMMFAIWHRTYMKVDGSRAANATVL; encoded by the coding sequence ATGGTCGGCGATCTTGGGGGCGAATCGCCCGCGCCGATGATTCTTCCCGGCACGTCAATCACTGAGGGATTGCTCATGTGCGGGATTGTCGGCAGTGTTCATGCAGAGCGCGGACAGATCGATCAGCAATTGGTCCGTCGGATGTGCGCGCTGATCCGGCGGCGCGGTCCTGACGACGACGGATTCTTCTTCGACGGGCAGGTCGGGTTGGGCATGCGCCGACTGGCGATCATCGACGTCAACAGCGGCCGGCAACCGGTCTTTAATGAAGATCGTACGGTGGCGGTGGTCTTCAACGGAGAGATCTACAATTACCAAGAGCTTCGGGAGGGCCTCTTAAAACGAGGGCATGTTCTGACTAGTCACTCGGATACGGAATGTATCGTCCATCTGTATGAAGACTTCGGTGAAGATTATGTCACGCATTTGCGTGGGATGTTTGCGATTGCCCTTTGGGATCTGCGCCAAAAAAAGCTGTTGCTCGCCAGAGATCGTTTCGGGATTAAGCCTCTGTATTATTGGCAGGATGGGCGAGATCTCTATTTCGGATCTGAGCTAAAGTGTCTGCTGGCAGTCGATCGCTATGAACGGCAGATGGATCTCCAGTCTGTCTCAGACTTTTTCACCTTCAAGTATGTGCCAGGGCCGCGAACTATCTATCGGGGCATCGCGGAGTTGCCACCCGGGCATACCGCGGTGTGGAAAAACGGAGAGCTGACGACACGGCGATACTGGCAGCTGAAGTATTCTACGGATCCCAATAAATCGATCGACTATTATCGTGAAGGTCTGCTGCATCATCTCGAAGAAGCAGTGCGTTTGCACCTGGTAAGTGAGGTGCCCCTCGGCTCGTTTTTGAGCGGCGGCATTGATTCTAGCGCCATCGTGGCGTTGATGGCCAAGATTTGCCCGGGAAATGTGAAGACGTTTACTGTGGGGTTTGGGGAGGGCCAGCCGGGAGCTGATGAGCGCCCCTATGCAAGAGCGGTTGCCGAGCTGTTCAAGACAGATCATTCAGAGTGTGTCTACGACAATCCTCAGACGCAAGTTGAATCGATTCTCCCCTTGATGCTTGAGGCTTTTGATGAGCCGTTTGCAGACTCTTCGATGATCCCCAACTATCTCGTATGTCAGGCGGCCCGGCAGTGGGTCACCGTCGCGATGTCCGGGATCGGAGGGGATGAGTTATTTGCCGGATATGAGCGATATAGGGGTGCCCTTGCGGCCAATACCTACCAGCGATTGCCCGGGGTGCTCAGGCATAGCCTTCGCGCGCTGATTCACTCGCTGCCGCAGTGGGATATGGCGGGGCTCTGGATTGATCGGATGAAGCGATTTGTCGATGGTGCGGCTCTGCCTCTGCCCGAACGGTATCAACAGTACCTCTCGGCGTTTACGGAGCCGGACAAGGCCAGCCTTTTTAGTCAGGATTTCTTGAATGAGCTGAGGAAGGCTCATGTGGGCAGCGCAGAGCTGGCGATGCATAAGGTCGAGCAATGCCGAGATCCGCTTGAATGGATCTTGCTTACGGATATGGAGACCTATCTGCCGGATGATGAGTTGCGGAAGGCAGACCGAATGAGTATGTGGCATTCGTTGGAAGTACGAGTGCCTTTTCTCGATCACAAGCTTGTCGAATTCGTCTCGACAATTCCCTCTGGGCTGAAGTTGAAGGGGTGGGAGAAAAAACATATCCTCATCAAATCGTTGGAAGGGATTCTTCCAGACTCGATCTTGCGTCGTCGGAAACAAGGATTCTCAATTCCACTCGGGGCCTGGTTGCGTGGGCCTCTACGTGAATTGTTATGGGCAAACCTTACTGGTGATGCGTTGCGAGACCTAGGGCTGTTTAACTTGCAGGCAGTTGAGCGTATGCTCGACGAGCATGATCGTGGTGTGAGAAATCATGAGACGCAGCTGTGGGCAGCAATGATGTTTGCTATCTGGCACCGGACATACATGAAGGTGGACGGATCACGTGCTGCTAACGCGACGGTTCTTTAG
- a CDS encoding glycosyltransferase family 2 protein, with amino-acid sequence MATIIGILVLLVLLPLTLLVLYQWFLAVSSFFYRPPASHSGDRQARFLILIPAHNEEVGIASTLESLRNLNYPSLQYRILVVADRCTDGTAAVAKRWGAECFERVDGQPGKGAALAWGIQQARSARIAFEAVVIVDADTLADRDLLLAFNAELQAGRQVQQGYNYISNPWASPFTRIIAVTGVLRNGRYYAGKTALGLQGMLTGTGMCLSAGVLERRGWTAFSVGEDWEFSVELLLGGDKIYFNPMARTFAKESQSFKQASHQRLRWASGRYAVMGSKVWSLIRRGIAARSFSLFDSAVTLVAPNYSSQASLTLLCLVGSVVNSSDLVWGFSFYWAAGLLAAIAGYFLLGVFSTESPGKALAGLALVPVFLPWRLVIELLGMLGYGRRSWGRIARADDSSRHVNH; translated from the coding sequence ATGGCTACTATCATCGGGATATTGGTTCTTCTGGTATTGCTCCCTCTCACGCTGCTGGTCCTGTATCAGTGGTTCCTGGCCGTGAGTTCTTTTTTCTATCGTCCTCCCGCGAGTCATTCCGGGGACAGACAAGCCCGGTTTCTCATCTTGATCCCTGCCCACAATGAAGAAGTGGGAATCGCGAGTACATTGGAGAGTCTGCGCAATCTGAATTACCCATCCTTGCAGTATCGAATATTGGTTGTCGCTGATCGCTGCACTGACGGGACAGCAGCCGTTGCCAAACGTTGGGGGGCTGAGTGTTTTGAACGAGTCGACGGGCAGCCTGGAAAAGGGGCTGCGCTTGCCTGGGGTATCCAGCAAGCGCGGAGCGCTCGGATTGCTTTTGAAGCGGTGGTCATTGTTGATGCCGACACCCTTGCGGATCGGGACCTTCTCTTGGCGTTTAACGCGGAGCTTCAGGCTGGTCGACAGGTGCAGCAGGGCTATAACTACATCTCCAATCCCTGGGCCAGTCCATTTACCCGAATTATTGCTGTGACGGGTGTGCTGCGAAACGGCCGCTATTATGCGGGGAAGACGGCTCTCGGCCTCCAGGGAATGCTGACCGGTACTGGGATGTGTTTGAGCGCAGGGGTGCTTGAACGACGCGGGTGGACGGCTTTTTCAGTCGGAGAAGACTGGGAATTCTCGGTTGAGCTTTTGCTGGGTGGGGATAAGATTTACTTTAATCCTATGGCGAGGACCTTTGCCAAGGAATCCCAGTCCTTCAAGCAGGCTTCCCATCAACGATTGCGCTGGGCCAGCGGTCGCTATGCCGTCATGGGCAGCAAGGTCTGGTCGCTGATTAGGCGGGGGATCGCTGCAAGATCCTTTTCGTTGTTCGACTCCGCCGTGACGCTGGTCGCCCCCAATTACTCAAGCCAGGCTTCGCTCACGCTGTTGTGCCTCGTGGGAAGCGTTGTCAATTCGAGTGATCTGGTCTGGGGATTTTCCTTCTACTGGGCCGCGGGGCTTCTTGCAGCGATCGCTGGTTATTTTCTGCTGGGAGTATTCTCCACGGAATCACCGGGGAAAGCGCTGGCAGGGCTGGCGCTGGTTCCGGTCTTTTTGCCGTGGCGTCTAGTCATCGAGTTACTGGGAATGCTGGGGTATGGTCGGCGATCTTGGGGGCGAATCGCCCGCGCCGATGATTCTTCCCGGCACGTCAATCACTGA
- a CDS encoding Gfo/Idh/MocA family oxidoreductase — MTSSNPKASPSSSLRIALFGAGRHAQHHARAILRCAGVELVAVADPSDIAQAAMRSIVPGIKSYGTPEELLAAERPDVVHICTPPASHGPLALSALKAGSHIYVEKPFTERVEDAQQILDEARAKNLLVCAGHQLLYEFPTAVLTQYLPSIGRVVHVESYFSFRTVRHAPGGRTVLRADHQLLDILPHPVYLLLRVLEQSGDGRIELVSLEVSQAGTVHALVRRGGVTGTLVVTLEGRPVESYLRVIGKNGSLFADYVRSTTQRAIGPGSSGVDKLLAPYRQAWQLLTGTTSAMARRFLKSQRSYPGLAELFAAFYESVRTKTPSPLSPESLLETVRICERVAEALKVGEARALALAAPRPVDSRGVLVTGGTGFLGKEIVRALLGRGRPVRVVARREPSPWERIAGAEYVVADVATGAGAHLFKGVDTVIHAAAETAGGWPEHQRNSLDATSHMVRGAAAAGIAHFIHVSSLAVLAQGQGGPIGDHHPLELNSKGSGPYVWGKLESERRAVDLGEELGLSVKVIRPGALVDYRDFDPPGRLGKRLGNFFVAVGSPRDRLGVVDVGFSGRFLAWMTDMWESVPSPLNLLDPVSPTKRELLDHLRKANPDLTVIWLPTFVLVPLSWVATVLQKLLRPGKPAMNVAKVFSALPYDTSAIAILAKRMDGVTDALPSSQLR; from the coding sequence GTGACATCTTCTAATCCTAAAGCGTCACCGTCAAGTTCACTTCGCATAGCGCTGTTCGGCGCTGGCCGCCATGCTCAGCATCATGCCCGTGCCATCTTGAGATGCGCTGGTGTCGAACTGGTTGCGGTGGCCGATCCTTCTGATATTGCCCAGGCGGCGATGCGAAGCATTGTCCCCGGGATCAAGAGTTATGGCACCCCTGAAGAGTTACTAGCTGCTGAACGACCTGACGTGGTGCACATCTGTACGCCTCCGGCTTCCCATGGGCCGCTCGCGCTCTCAGCGCTGAAAGCTGGTAGCCATATCTACGTAGAGAAACCATTTACGGAGCGAGTCGAGGATGCACAACAGATTCTAGACGAAGCCCGGGCAAAGAATCTTCTGGTCTGTGCCGGTCATCAATTACTCTATGAGTTTCCGACTGCAGTCCTTACCCAATACCTGCCTTCCATCGGCCGGGTCGTGCATGTCGAGAGCTATTTTTCCTTTCGCACGGTTCGACATGCGCCGGGCGGGCGCACCGTGCTCCGTGCGGATCATCAATTGCTCGATATCTTGCCCCATCCGGTCTATCTGCTGCTGCGGGTCCTCGAACAGTCGGGGGATGGACGCATTGAGCTGGTTTCGCTTGAAGTGAGTCAAGCCGGGACGGTGCACGCACTGGTCCGGCGTGGTGGAGTGACCGGGACGTTGGTCGTGACACTCGAAGGCCGCCCTGTTGAAAGCTATCTGCGGGTGATCGGGAAAAACGGCTCACTCTTCGCTGACTACGTCCGGAGTACCACGCAGCGGGCTATCGGTCCGGGCTCATCGGGCGTCGACAAGCTCTTGGCTCCCTACCGACAGGCCTGGCAACTCCTGACGGGGACTACGTCGGCCATGGCGCGCCGGTTTCTCAAGAGCCAGCGCAGCTACCCGGGATTGGCCGAACTCTTTGCTGCCTTCTACGAGTCTGTGCGGACAAAAACCCCTTCCCCGCTCTCTCCTGAAAGTCTGCTTGAAACCGTTCGCATATGTGAGCGGGTGGCAGAGGCTCTCAAGGTCGGAGAGGCAAGGGCTTTGGCGTTGGCAGCCCCGAGGCCTGTCGATAGCCGGGGTGTGCTTGTGACAGGCGGAACCGGGTTTCTCGGGAAGGAGATCGTCCGTGCCTTGCTGGGGCGCGGTCGTCCTGTTCGTGTGGTGGCGCGACGCGAGCCTTCGCCATGGGAGCGGATTGCCGGCGCTGAATATGTTGTGGCGGATGTGGCAACAGGCGCGGGCGCGCATTTGTTCAAAGGAGTTGATACGGTCATTCATGCAGCAGCAGAGACTGCCGGCGGGTGGCCTGAACACCAGCGAAATTCCCTTGATGCCACTTCCCATATGGTCAGGGGAGCGGCTGCTGCCGGCATCGCGCATTTCATTCATGTGAGCAGTCTGGCGGTGTTGGCACAGGGGCAGGGAGGACCGATCGGCGATCATCATCCATTGGAGCTGAACAGCAAGGGGTCGGGGCCCTATGTGTGGGGCAAGCTGGAATCGGAACGGCGTGCCGTTGATTTGGGAGAGGAGCTTGGCTTGTCGGTCAAGGTGATTCGTCCTGGCGCCTTGGTGGACTATCGGGATTTCGATCCTCCAGGCCGTCTCGGCAAGCGGCTGGGAAATTTCTTTGTGGCGGTTGGTTCCCCGCGCGATAGGCTGGGTGTTGTAGATGTGGGATTTTCAGGTCGGTTCTTGGCTTGGATGACTGACATGTGGGAGAGCGTGCCGAGTCCGTTGAATCTGCTCGACCCCGTCTCGCCGACCAAACGCGAGTTGTTGGATCATCTTCGCAAAGCCAACCCGGATCTCACTGTGATCTGGCTCCCGACATTCGTGTTGGTGCCGCTCTCGTGGGTGGCGACTGTATTGCAAAAACTTCTTCGTCCCGGCAAACCTGCGATGAATGTGGCTAAAGTGTTCAGCGCGTTGCCATATGACACCTCAGCGATCGCCATACTGGCAAAACGCATGGATGGCGTGACGGACGCGCTCCCTAGTTCCCAGCTTCGGTAA
- a CDS encoding glycosyltransferase, protein MLVLTTNMSQVNRISVCHVAVGDLWAGAEVQLKVLLSKLVLRPELNLSVILFNGGRLCKEIEALGVPVTVFPEAEWGSGKLFLELARKFKQSNAKIIHTHKYKDTILAAPAAKLCGIPYVVRTVHGLREPFEGLRAFKMSLYESIERTVHRWCVNSIIGVSSQIERRYRAEGAVSRVVCIRNGIDLDGRPTPVDRNRIRRDLGVDTGSCLIGTVGRLTPVKGLSYLLQSISILLRQRANVRLLIVGDGVIRKDLEAQARDLGISENVVFLGHREDTEELLQALDIFVLPSLNEGIPMALLEAMAASRAVVASRVGGIPEIVEDGVEGILVEPMDVNQLAENCRRLIEFPETAMKMGEQARKRVVQEFSAAAMADRVAGLYKELVMSR, encoded by the coding sequence TTGCTCGTCCTCACTACGAATATGTCTCAAGTAAATCGTATTTCGGTCTGTCATGTGGCGGTAGGAGATCTCTGGGCGGGAGCTGAAGTGCAGCTCAAGGTGCTGCTCTCGAAGCTTGTGCTGAGGCCGGAGTTGAACCTATCCGTCATTCTGTTTAATGGCGGGAGACTGTGCAAAGAAATTGAGGCACTTGGTGTTCCGGTTACAGTCTTTCCTGAGGCTGAATGGGGAAGTGGCAAGTTATTCCTGGAGTTGGCCCGCAAGTTCAAGCAGTCGAATGCGAAGATCATTCACACGCATAAATACAAGGATACGATTCTCGCAGCACCGGCTGCTAAGTTGTGCGGTATCCCGTACGTTGTTCGAACGGTGCATGGGCTCCGCGAACCATTTGAAGGCCTACGGGCCTTCAAAATGAGTCTCTATGAGTCGATTGAGCGCACGGTTCATCGATGGTGTGTGAATTCCATTATCGGTGTGTCATCGCAAATCGAACGCAGATACAGGGCTGAAGGAGCCGTTTCCAGAGTTGTCTGTATTCGAAACGGCATCGATCTAGACGGGAGGCCAACCCCAGTTGACCGGAACCGCATACGCAGGGATTTGGGCGTCGATACGGGGAGTTGCCTAATCGGCACAGTTGGCCGGCTTACGCCGGTGAAAGGCCTCTCTTACCTGCTTCAATCGATTTCCATTCTCCTTCGCCAGCGGGCGAATGTGAGATTGTTGATCGTGGGGGATGGAGTAATCCGCAAGGATCTTGAGGCGCAGGCGCGCGACTTGGGAATTAGCGAAAACGTTGTCTTTTTAGGACATCGAGAGGATACTGAAGAACTATTGCAGGCCTTGGATATTTTCGTTCTTCCTTCTTTGAACGAGGGCATTCCCATGGCGCTTCTCGAAGCAATGGCAGCGTCCCGGGCTGTCGTGGCAAGTCGAGTAGGAGGGATTCCTGAAATTGTTGAGGATGGAGTCGAGGGAATTCTCGTTGAGCCGATGGATGTGAACCAACTTGCTGAGAACTGCAGACGATTGATCGAGTTCCCAGAGACCGCCATGAAAATGGGTGAGCAGGCTCGGAAGAGAGTGGTGCAGGAATTTTCCGCGGCGGCCATGGCGGATCGGGTCGCAGGGCTCTATAAAGAACTGGTGATGTCTCGATGA
- a CDS encoding O-antigen ligase family protein produces MKGFEAGGASLTATPKWKPKGLAPLRQAQESKAGFYLVLAYLLFEFGRPQEIIPGLRAIPFGTGLSVLILLNVVMSGKLDFSRVQTKLWIPLFAVMVVHVPLAVNNYWALMTFKDMFLLFCVYLGIVIFVNSLERMMTVMKLWMGIHTFLAIMGIAKGGVGIGAWMGDENDFCMVMDMAAPFGYFLFFGAEGMSQKLKYLGMLGTFILAAMASLSRGGFIGLASVGAYCWYRSPKKLNALILVVVAVVFMLILAPDKYWDEMSSATSEETMAIGTGAERLYTWGIGVEMFFSNPIIGIGQSNFPWTFNQYEAGRTFNTKSIAGRQAHSAWVTLLSELGLAGILIIGGMLLQCYKDLKFVRTKFTPALSRQKHGQTIGAKEDIRVYLAMAMEGSLIGFIVSGVFISTLWYPSLWIMMGLVVALRNIADGKPSDPSVPVLQRGGVSGNRLATIGQGHISRPW; encoded by the coding sequence ATGAAGGGGTTTGAGGCTGGCGGAGCATCACTTACTGCAACGCCCAAATGGAAACCGAAGGGGCTCGCACCTCTGCGTCAAGCTCAGGAGAGCAAGGCCGGATTTTACCTTGTGCTGGCGTACCTCCTCTTTGAGTTCGGTCGTCCGCAAGAAATAATTCCTGGGCTACGGGCCATTCCATTCGGAACGGGCCTCTCCGTCTTAATCCTTTTGAATGTGGTGATGTCTGGGAAGCTGGACTTTTCTAGAGTGCAGACCAAATTATGGATCCCACTATTTGCGGTTATGGTGGTTCACGTGCCGCTCGCGGTGAATAACTATTGGGCGCTGATGACCTTTAAGGACATGTTTCTTTTGTTTTGTGTCTATCTCGGTATCGTGATCTTCGTCAACTCTCTCGAAAGAATGATGACGGTGATGAAGTTGTGGATGGGAATTCATACCTTTCTCGCCATCATGGGGATTGCCAAGGGCGGAGTCGGTATTGGGGCATGGATGGGTGACGAGAATGATTTCTGCATGGTCATGGATATGGCCGCGCCGTTCGGGTATTTCCTGTTTTTCGGTGCGGAGGGAATGTCGCAAAAGCTGAAGTATTTGGGGATGCTGGGAACATTTATTCTTGCTGCAATGGCCAGCTTGTCGCGCGGTGGGTTTATCGGATTGGCTTCAGTGGGAGCGTATTGCTGGTATCGGTCACCGAAGAAACTGAACGCATTAATCTTAGTGGTCGTCGCAGTTGTGTTTATGTTGATTCTGGCGCCTGACAAATATTGGGATGAAATGAGCTCGGCAACCAGCGAAGAGACGATGGCAATAGGGACAGGCGCTGAACGGCTGTATACCTGGGGGATTGGGGTGGAGATGTTCTTCTCGAATCCGATTATAGGAATCGGACAGAGTAATTTCCCGTGGACCTTCAATCAGTATGAGGCTGGCCGGACATTCAATACGAAGTCGATCGCGGGCCGCCAAGCCCACTCTGCCTGGGTTACCCTTCTTTCAGAATTGGGACTCGCGGGGATTCTGATTATCGGCGGAATGTTGCTCCAGTGCTACAAGGATCTGAAGTTTGTAAGGACTAAGTTTACGCCTGCGTTGTCCAGGCAAAAGCATGGCCAAACAATTGGTGCAAAAGAAGACATTCGTGTGTATCTGGCCATGGCCATGGAAGGAAGCTTGATTGGGTTTATCGTGAGCGGGGTGTTTATTTCGACTCTCTGGTATCCCAGCTTGTGGATTATGATGGGGTTGGTAGTAGCCCTCAGGAATATTGCTGATGGCAAACCTTCAGATCCGTCGGTGCCAGTTCTACAGCGTGGGGGTGTAAGCGGAAACCGCTTGGCCACAATAGGTCAGGGACATATCTCCCGTCCATGGTGA
- a CDS encoding glycosyltransferase: MTVGTHRTTVLHLSTSSGPGGAERMISTLAAALNQGQVRVIVGLFRAGWLQTECERFGVRTIVIPIAGVLGLQWFLGYWELIRKERVALIHAHEFSAIMCGWILAKMAGVPLVATVHGKNYFWEKWRRRVAYRLVSRYGSLVAVSADLKRFICDKVGIEEGRVHVIYNGVAAAQPVADEEAHTCKAELAIVGRYPVLGVVGSLYPVKGHRFLVSAMPEIIRRWPRAVLLVIGRGELEASLKAQAEQLGIADNIRFLGMRSDVPRLLSVLDVFVLPSLSEGLSLALLEAMASGQPVVATAVGGNPELVDQGQTGFLVAPEDAGSLAIKLVELLEDPLMMHRFSAQGATRVRELFSLEQMVIQYRALYASLSPGNGEGSHEGV, translated from the coding sequence ATGACAGTCGGCACACATAGGACGACGGTGCTGCATCTGTCGACCAGCAGTGGCCCCGGCGGAGCCGAACGAATGATCAGCACGCTTGCGGCGGCGTTGAATCAGGGCCAAGTGCGAGTCATTGTCGGACTGTTTCGAGCAGGCTGGTTGCAGACGGAGTGTGAGCGCTTCGGGGTTAGAACCATCGTCATCCCAATTGCGGGAGTCTTAGGTCTGCAATGGTTCTTGGGATATTGGGAGCTGATCCGTAAGGAACGGGTGGCGCTCATTCATGCGCATGAGTTCAGCGCGATCATGTGCGGTTGGATTCTGGCTAAGATGGCAGGTGTGCCGCTTGTTGCGACGGTGCATGGGAAGAATTATTTCTGGGAGAAGTGGCGCCGGCGAGTGGCCTATCGACTCGTCAGCCGGTACGGCAGCCTGGTGGCGGTGTCGGCAGACTTGAAGCGGTTTATCTGTGACAAGGTGGGTATTGAGGAGGGGCGGGTTCACGTTATCTATAACGGTGTTGCTGCGGCCCAGCCGGTTGCAGATGAAGAGGCTCACACGTGCAAGGCGGAGCTTGCGATTGTCGGACGCTACCCTGTGTTGGGGGTTGTCGGCAGTCTCTATCCGGTCAAGGGGCATCGGTTTCTCGTCTCGGCGATGCCGGAGATCATTCGGCGATGGCCCCGCGCGGTCTTGTTGGTGATTGGGCGAGGGGAGCTGGAAGCCTCGCTTAAGGCGCAAGCAGAGCAGCTGGGCATTGCGGACAATATTCGTTTCTTGGGGATGAGATCGGACGTTCCGAGACTCCTGTCAGTGTTGGATGTGTTTGTCTTGCCCTCATTATCTGAGGGGTTGTCCTTGGCGTTGCTTGAGGCGATGGCATCCGGACAACCGGTGGTGGCGACCGCCGTCGGTGGGAATCCCGAGTTAGTCGATCAAGGCCAGACGGGATTTTTGGTTGCTCCTGAAGATGCCGGAAGTTTGGCCATCAAGCTGGTTGAGCTCTTAGAGGATCCTCTCATGATGCACCGCTTCTCTGCGCAGGGAGCAACACGGGTTCGTGAATTGTTTAGTTTGGAACAGATGGTGATTCAGTATCGAGCGCTATACGCGAGTCTTTCGCCTGGTAACGGTGAGGGGAGTCATGAAGGGGTTTGA